The following are encoded in a window of Poecile atricapillus isolate bPoeAtr1 chromosome 3, bPoeAtr1.hap1, whole genome shotgun sequence genomic DNA:
- the SIX2 gene encoding homeobox protein SIX2 → MSMLPTFGFTQEQVACVCEVLQQGGNIERLGRFLWSLPACEHLHKNESVLKAKAVVAFHRGNFRELYKILESHQFSAHNHPKLQQLWLKAHYIEAEKLRGRPLGAVGKYRVRRKFPLPRSIWDGEETSYCFKEKSRSVLREWYAHNPYPSPREKRELAEATGLTTTQVSNWFKNRRQRDRAAEAKERENNENSNSNSHNPLSASMNGNKTVLGSSEDEKTPSGTPDHTSSSPALLLSSNPGLQPLHSLGHPQGPSAIPVPSADSMHHHSLQDSILNPMSSNLVDLGS, encoded by the exons ATGTCGATGCTCCCGACTTTTGGCTTCACCCAAGAGCAAGTGGCCTGCGTCTGCGAGGTGCTCCAGCAAGGCGGCAACATCGAGCGGCTGGGGCGGTTCCTCTGGTCCCTCCCTGCCTGCGAGCACCTCCACAAGAACGAGAGCGTCCTGAAGGCCAAGGCGGTGGTGGCCTTCCACCGGGGCAACTTCCGCGAGCTCTACAAGATCCTGGAGAGCCACCAGTTCTCAGCGCACAACCACCccaagctgcagcagctctggctgaagGCGCACTACATCGAGGCGGAGAAGCTGCGGGGGCGACCCCTAGGGGCGGTGGGCAAGTACCGGGTGCGCCGCAAGTTCCCGCTGCCCCGCTCCATCTGGGACGGCGAGGAGACCAGCTACTGCTTCAAGGAGAAGAGCCGCAGCGTCCTCCGAGAGTGGTACGCCCACAACCCCTACCCGTCCCCCCGCGAGAAGAGGGAGCTGGCCGAGGCCACCGGTCTCACCACCACCCAGGTCAGCAACTGGTTCAAGAACCGCCGGCAGCGGGACCGCGCCGCCGAGGCCAAGGAAAG GGAAAACAACGAGAATTCCAACTCCAACAGCCACAATCCGCTCTCGGCGTCAATGAACGGGAATAAGACAGTTCTGGGGAGCTCAGAGGACGAGAAGACGCCGTCAGGGACCCCGGATCACACCTCCTCCAGCCCCGCGCTGCTGCTCAGTTCCAACCCCGGGCTGCAGCCCCTTCACAGCCTGGGCCACCCCCAGGGCCCCAGCGCCATCCCCGTGCCCAGCGCCGATTCCATGCACCACCACAGCTTGCAGGACTCCATTCTCAACCCCATGTCATCTAACTTGGTCGATCTGGGCTCTTAA